Proteins found in one Candidatus Paceibacterota bacterium genomic segment:
- the miaA gene encoding tRNA (adenosine(37)-N6)-dimethylallyltransferase MiaA: MSATPHLVSIIGPTATGKSDLAVFLAEQFNGEVVSADSRQVFKGLDIGSGKITPEEMHSIPHHLLDVEDVRNEFTVAHFAKAARAAIVDIQSRGKLPILCGGSGFWVDTVTRGLVIPQVPPNETLRKVLHSKTNDALYNLLLEKDPVRAATIDRHNPQRLVRALEIANALGSVPDKTYIAPPYPVLTIGITASKEIIDERIARRLDARIKEGMIDEVRKLMDAGVPSSRLYALGLEYRHVSMYLDGKYLSEKAMRDALLMDIVHFAKRQMTWFKRHKDIVWIGIKEFDKAQSAVAEWLNK; the protein is encoded by the coding sequence ATGTCAGCTACCCCACATCTCGTCTCTATTATTGGACCAACAGCTACCGGAAAAAGTGATCTTGCGGTATTTCTCGCGGAGCAGTTTAACGGTGAGGTCGTGTCTGCAGATTCGAGACAAGTATTCAAAGGCCTCGACATCGGGTCTGGAAAGATTACACCCGAAGAAATGCATAGTATTCCCCATCACCTCCTCGATGTGGAAGACGTGCGTAATGAATTTACGGTTGCGCACTTTGCCAAAGCCGCTCGAGCTGCAATCGTTGATATTCAGTCCCGAGGAAAACTCCCAATCCTTTGTGGTGGATCAGGTTTCTGGGTTGATACCGTAACTCGAGGGCTCGTGATTCCTCAAGTTCCCCCAAACGAAACGTTGCGTAAAGTGCTTCATTCAAAAACCAATGATGCATTGTATAACCTTCTGCTTGAAAAGGACCCCGTCCGTGCTGCAACGATCGATAGGCACAACCCCCAGAGACTTGTGCGTGCACTAGAAATCGCAAACGCACTCGGCTCGGTCCCCGACAAGACATATATTGCACCACCTTACCCTGTACTTACCATCGGCATCACTGCAAGCAAAGAAATCATCGATGAGCGTATTGCACGGCGACTTGATGCGCGCATCAAAGAAGGAATGATTGATGAAGTACGCAAGCTCATGGACGCAGGTGTCCCCTCATCGCGTCTCTATGCACTCGGACTCGAATATCGTCATGTAAGCATGTATCTGGATGGGAAATATTTGAGCGAAAAAGCTATGCGTGACGCGCTACTTATGGATATCGTTCACTTCGCAAAGCGCCAAATGACGTGGTTCAAGCGTCACAAGGATATTGTGTGGATAGGGATCAAAGAGTTCGATAAGGCCCAATCAGCAGTAGCAGAATGGCTAAACAAATAA
- a CDS encoding efflux RND transporter periplasmic adaptor subunit, with protein sequence MKDFKDKIFTKLKTSMEGHKKGIYTLIALLVIAVISVIFISRKQTVVLDVGVVERLDLAKTIMASGKVISSTDLGLSFQTGDIVSAVNYKVGDKVKKGAIIATLQNSSEQASVTKARGQLLGARARLQKVVEGASSVDIMAASDALLNAQRTQDRIVANALRKLMSDDLVLEEARTDMNPAYNPTVSGSYNGKEEGAYNFSFSGSQYDLRYRGIESGTLPIINLSQPLGTKGLTISFPVTSYAYSDEWVLRIPNKDGKNYTANLNAYNAALVTRDEVVGNLQSKLDQIKAASRPADISAAEADVVSAQGAVEAAQSDLEKTILRAPADGTITKIDTKLGDLVSPNVPVVTLQDVGNLYIEANVNESDIVGLSVGQPVSITYEALGKAAVFQGTVSEVNLGATINAGIVNYKIKASVLDVQNIKPGMTADIVVQTAKVDGALVLPSRFVHENASGKFVYLITREEDMKTEERPITTGLRGDGGYVQIMSGLSAGDKVAADLGIQ encoded by the coding sequence ATGAAGGACTTTAAAGATAAAATTTTCACAAAGCTAAAAACCAGCATGGAAGGGCACAAGAAAGGTATATACACTTTGATTGCTTTGCTCGTTATTGCAGTAATATCTGTTATTTTCATCTCTCGAAAGCAGACTGTTGTGCTTGACGTTGGCGTGGTGGAGCGATTAGATCTGGCGAAGACTATTATGGCTTCCGGTAAGGTCATTAGCTCAACTGATCTCGGCCTCTCTTTCCAGACTGGTGATATTGTTAGTGCGGTAAACTATAAAGTTGGCGATAAAGTGAAAAAGGGTGCAATTATCGCTACATTGCAAAACAGCTCTGAGCAGGCCAGCGTGACGAAGGCACGAGGTCAGCTTTTGGGTGCCCGTGCTCGATTGCAGAAGGTGGTTGAGGGAGCGAGCTCTGTCGATATCATGGCAGCGTCAGATGCGCTGCTTAATGCGCAGCGTACGCAGGATCGCATTGTTGCGAATGCTCTACGAAAACTTATGTCGGATGATCTTGTACTTGAGGAAGCCCGAACGGACATGAATCCCGCATACAACCCAACGGTGAGTGGGTCATATAATGGCAAAGAAGAAGGAGCATATAATTTCAGCTTCTCGGGATCGCAGTATGACCTGCGTTATCGCGGAATCGAATCAGGCACACTTCCTATAATCAATCTTTCACAGCCGCTTGGCACAAAAGGGCTGACAATTTCATTCCCTGTGACCTCTTATGCGTATAGCGATGAGTGGGTGCTCCGAATTCCAAACAAAGACGGTAAGAACTACACTGCAAATCTCAATGCGTATAATGCAGCATTAGTGACCCGAGATGAAGTTGTTGGAAATCTCCAGTCAAAGCTCGATCAAATCAAAGCAGCAAGTAGGCCTGCGGACATCTCTGCTGCGGAGGCAGATGTTGTTTCAGCGCAAGGGGCAGTTGAGGCGGCGCAGTCAGATCTTGAGAAGACAATTCTTCGCGCACCTGCTGATGGCACGATTACAAAGATAGACACAAAGCTCGGTGATCTTGTTTCTCCAAATGTACCAGTGGTTACTCTGCAGGACGTTGGAAACCTTTATATCGAAGCAAACGTGAACGAAAGCGATATTGTTGGACTTTCAGTGGGGCAGCCCGTTTCCATTACTTATGAAGCACTTGGGAAGGCAGCGGTCTTTCAAGGTACAGTTTCAGAGGTGAATCTCGGTGCGACAATCAATGCAGGTATTGTTAATTACAAGATCAAAGCATCAGTGCTCGATGTGCAAAACATCAAGCCTGGCATGACGGCAGATATTGTTGTTCAGACAGCAAAGGTAGACGGTGCACTTGTTTTGCCATCACGCTTTGTTCACGAAAATGCATCGGGCAAATTTGTGTATCTCATCACGCGTGAGGAGGATATGAAGACAGAAGAGCGTCCAATTACTACGGGTCTTCGTGGTGACGGCGGGTATGTCCAGATTATGAGTGGGCTTAGCGCGGGAGATAAGGTTGCAGCAGATTTGGGCATTCAGTAA
- a CDS encoding S1 RNA-binding domain-containing protein — MNNSDFIVDEGVVIDLAHPMHKVLEATATRPQLGDVVDGKVISADKRSVVVDLGHHGIGLIYGREYMNARDLIKHMAKGDAISAKVVEVENADGYTELSLKEARQSLIWAEAEDLVRKKTQLELTIKEANKGGLIIDWQGIIGFLPASQLSADHYPRVEDGDKDRILDELRKLVDQKLVVTMIAAVPKEGKLIFSEKEQGHKEKEELVGKYAVGQIVEGDVTGIVDFGAFMKLEDGLEGLIHISEMDWGLVEDPRKFFKVGEHVKAQIIEIKDNKVSLSVKALKENPWRTAEAKFKKGDTVRGVVIKFNKYGALASIEEGVAGLVHVSEFGSEDKLKAALELGKVYPFIITLFEPKEQRMTLSFSKAQEKKA; from the coding sequence ATGAATAATTCAGATTTCATCGTTGATGAGGGTGTCGTTATCGACCTCGCTCATCCGATGCATAAGGTGCTCGAAGCTACCGCAACTCGCCCACAGCTTGGTGATGTTGTCGATGGTAAGGTCATCTCAGCAGATAAGCGCTCAGTCGTTGTTGACCTCGGTCATCACGGTATCGGCCTTATCTACGGTCGTGAGTACATGAATGCTCGCGATCTTATCAAGCACATGGCAAAGGGCGACGCAATCTCCGCAAAGGTGGTTGAAGTCGAAAACGCAGATGGTTACACCGAGCTTTCTCTCAAGGAGGCACGTCAGTCACTCATCTGGGCAGAGGCAGAGGATCTTGTCCGCAAGAAGACACAGCTCGAGCTTACCATCAAGGAAGCAAACAAGGGCGGTCTCATCATTGACTGGCAGGGTATCATCGGTTTCCTCCCTGCGTCACAGCTTTCTGCAGACCACTATCCACGCGTAGAGGACGGCGACAAGGATCGCATCCTCGACGAACTCCGCAAGCTCGTTGATCAGAAGCTCGTCGTTACGATGATCGCTGCTGTACCAAAGGAGGGCAAGCTCATCTTCTCTGAGAAGGAGCAGGGCCACAAGGAGAAGGAGGAACTCGTTGGTAAGTATGCAGTAGGTCAAATCGTTGAGGGCGATGTCACTGGCATCGTAGACTTCGGCGCATTCATGAAGCTTGAGGATGGCCTCGAGGGTCTCATTCACATCTCTGAGATGGATTGGGGTCTCGTAGAGGATCCACGCAAGTTCTTCAAGGTTGGTGAGCACGTAAAGGCCCAGATCATTGAGATCAAGGACAATAAGGTGTCACTTTCAGTGAAGGCACTCAAGGAGAACCCATGGCGTACCGCAGAGGCAAAGTTCAAGAAGGGCGATACCGTTCGCGGTGTGGTCATCAAGTTCAACAAGTACGGTGCACTCGCTTCTATCGAGGAGGGTGTTGCAGGACTTGTCCATGTCTCTGAGTTCGGCAGCGAGGATAAGCTCAAGGCAGCACTTGAGCTCGGTAAGGTGTACCCATTCATCATTACCCTCTTTGAGCCAAAGGAGCAGCGCATGACGCTGTCATTCAGCAAGGCACAGGAAAAGAAGGCCTAA
- a CDS encoding MBL fold metallo-hydrolase, translating to MVITYHGGHFVKITQGDLTIAINPFSKDGDFKPLRFGSDIALISANDPNMNGVENLEYGDRKPFVVSGPGEYEIRDVAISGFLAPKGFGPKGLLNTIYTVRIEDLTLCFLGALSSAELTAELYEGIGNVDVLFAPIGGGDLLSPADAEKVAVQLDAAVVIPVAWDDKHLAAFKKEMSAEGVLPVDKLTIKKKDVVGKEGEVIILDPAFRP from the coding sequence ATGGTTATTACGTATCACGGCGGACATTTCGTGAAGATCACACAGGGAGATCTCACGATAGCAATCAACCCTTTTAGTAAAGACGGTGACTTTAAGCCGCTTCGTTTTGGTTCTGATATCGCACTTATTTCAGCGAATGATCCAAATATGAACGGAGTTGAGAATCTCGAGTATGGAGATCGTAAGCCGTTTGTCGTTTCTGGTCCTGGAGAGTATGAAATTCGCGATGTTGCGATTTCTGGTTTTCTTGCACCGAAAGGATTTGGACCGAAGGGGCTGCTCAATACAATTTACACAGTACGTATCGAAGATTTGACCCTTTGTTTTCTTGGAGCCCTCTCTTCTGCAGAACTTACTGCAGAGTTGTACGAAGGGATTGGCAATGTTGATGTGCTTTTTGCACCGATTGGTGGAGGAGACCTGCTTAGTCCTGCTGATGCAGAGAAGGTTGCTGTGCAGCTTGATGCCGCAGTAGTTATTCCTGTAGCTTGGGATGATAAGCATCTTGCTGCTTTCAAGAAGGAAATGAGTGCAGAAGGAGTGCTTCCTGTCGATAAGCTCACCATTAAGAAGAAAGATGTCGTGGGTAAAGAAGGTGAGGTTATCATTCTTGATCCCGCATTTCGCCCATAA
- the rpmG gene encoding 50S ribosomal protein L33, whose translation MAQENLIVLRNKGTGEAIFTRKNKKGVQRKLELKKFSKKLRTRVVFKEAKK comes from the coding sequence ATGGCACAGGAGAATCTTATCGTATTGCGCAACAAGGGAACTGGCGAGGCCATTTTCACACGCAAGAACAAGAAGGGTGTGCAGCGCAAGCTCGAGCTTAAAAAGTTCAGCAAGAAGCTCCGTACCCGCGTCGTCTTCAAGGAGGCAAAGAAGTAA
- a CDS encoding nucleotide kinase domain-containing protein — MELPAHLKALYRHWPLHLAYSEISSDLPTGIDLALLSQIESFTHERINIWKKKVSGAQPPYTTDPILDKYRFCNIFREFDRQTIAFHELLNPLRDNFPLWLLNMFYLRMTASIETPKVTGLLSYDAAENAEFLKRLLSSPRPRFGTPYIFPVSTIMRSNTPTREEFIAYHLPAVMKSVAKEIETWNKVSVFDGVKKITPLFGYNINFLWTEVLIDVAYQYPEHINLFAQFPIGPGSLPTMKHLGNAKDPSLLVVDLSQYSLDVGITFNGEPLRLSAENWEGIGCEFRKYTNLSLGNGRKRLYK, encoded by the coding sequence ATGGAACTCCCTGCCCACCTCAAAGCCCTCTATCGCCACTGGCCCCTGCATTTGGCCTATTCAGAAATTTCTTCGGATCTTCCTACGGGTATTGATCTCGCACTTCTCTCCCAAATTGAATCGTTCACCCACGAACGCATCAACATCTGGAAGAAGAAGGTTTCTGGAGCACAACCTCCCTATACAACTGACCCCATCCTAGATAAATATCGCTTCTGCAATATCTTTCGTGAATTCGATCGTCAAACAATCGCATTTCATGAACTGCTCAATCCACTGCGCGATAACTTCCCCCTCTGGCTACTCAATATGTTTTACTTGCGCATGACCGCAAGTATTGAAACCCCAAAAGTAACGGGTCTTCTTTCTTATGATGCAGCCGAAAACGCAGAGTTTCTTAAGCGTCTCCTCTCCTCACCACGCCCGCGCTTTGGAACCCCATACATCTTTCCCGTCAGCACCATCATGCGCAGCAATACGCCAACTCGGGAAGAATTCATTGCATATCATCTCCCTGCAGTAATGAAGAGTGTCGCAAAGGAAATTGAGACATGGAATAAAGTATCAGTATTCGATGGAGTTAAGAAAATTACGCCGTTGTTTGGGTATAACATTAACTTCCTTTGGACTGAAGTGCTTATCGATGTTGCCTATCAATACCCTGAGCACATCAATCTCTTCGCGCAGTTTCCAATCGGCCCCGGCTCATTACCGACAATGAAGCACCTAGGAAATGCCAAGGATCCATCTTTGCTCGTTGTAGACCTCTCACAATATTCCCTCGATGTCGGTATAACTTTCAATGGAGAGCCTCTTCGCCTTTCTGCCGAAAACTGGGAAGGAATCGGCTGCGAATTCCGAAAGTACACAAATCTATCTCTTGGGAATGGTAGAAAAAGGCTCTATAAATGA
- a CDS encoding SIMPL domain-containing protein (The SIMPL domain is named for its presence in mouse protein SIMPL (signalling molecule that associates with mouse pelle-like kinase). Bacterial member BP26, from Brucella, was shown to assemble into a channel-like structure, while YggE from E. coli has been associated with resistance to oxidative stress.), whose translation MDNSSQNAERINMPPQRRNGKFLALGFLFPVILGASLIGSAYIVANTFLGIKKLDNVMSVSGSAKQRVTSDSARWTGNYSRLVTKDQIKDGYAQMKKDEDVVRAFLNAQGFPDAEISPITMGEWIRNDNSGMRDYNLSQFIEVRGNDVLKIKALAKSSESLASNGVLFSSGQVEYFYSKLPELRVSLLPAALKDARDRANAIAQNTGATVGNIKTVSMGVVQVLSADSVDVSDYGSYDTSKIDKDVMITVKAVFQLK comes from the coding sequence ATGGATAATTCATCACAAAACGCAGAGCGAATCAACATGCCTCCACAGCGCCGCAACGGCAAGTTTCTTGCACTCGGATTTCTATTCCCTGTTATTCTTGGTGCATCACTCATCGGATCCGCATATATCGTCGCAAATACATTTCTCGGAATAAAGAAGCTCGACAACGTCATGTCAGTTTCTGGATCTGCAAAGCAGCGTGTCACCTCAGATTCTGCACGCTGGACAGGAAACTATTCTCGCCTCGTAACAAAAGATCAGATTAAGGATGGTTACGCGCAGATGAAGAAAGATGAAGATGTAGTTCGCGCCTTCCTCAATGCTCAAGGATTCCCTGACGCCGAAATCTCACCAATCACAATGGGTGAATGGATACGTAATGACAACTCAGGAATGCGTGACTATAACCTATCGCAATTCATCGAGGTACGTGGCAATGACGTCCTTAAGATAAAAGCACTCGCAAAGAGCAGCGAATCGCTTGCAAGCAATGGCGTGCTCTTCTCTTCAGGTCAAGTTGAATACTTCTACTCGAAGCTTCCTGAACTTCGTGTTTCTCTCCTTCCTGCCGCACTCAAGGATGCACGTGACCGTGCAAACGCTATCGCGCAAAATACTGGCGCAACGGTGGGCAACATTAAGACTGTTTCGATGGGTGTTGTTCAGGTGCTTTCAGCAGATTCAGTAGACGTTTCAGACTATGGTTCATATGACACTTCAAAGATCGACAAGGACGTCATGATCACTGTAAAGGCAGTCTTCCAGCTCAAGTAA
- a CDS encoding prepilin-type N-terminal cleavage/methylation domain-containing protein, translating to MQTSCSSKRGFTLIELLVVISIIGLLSSVVLASLTSARKKARDARRVADLNQIRIAFEMYNIDNGQFPAAYAAPGSEYCGSISNPPGGWMPTKYIPTVPRDPLFSSTTAELPHSYLYCNFPINPSNPSFNPDLKTYALMASLESGAGNIQGTTWATDSRYINTGYNYVISNFTPP from the coding sequence ATGCAAACAAGTTGCAGTTCGAAAAGAGGTTTTACATTGATCGAATTACTTGTGGTAATCTCTATCATCGGACTATTGTCATCTGTCGTACTCGCCTCACTTACTTCTGCGCGCAAGAAGGCTAGGGACGCAAGACGTGTCGCTGATCTTAATCAGATTCGCATAGCGTTCGAAATGTACAATATCGATAATGGCCAATTCCCGGCAGCATATGCTGCCCCTGGGTCAGAATATTGTGGATCAATATCTAATCCTCCTGGAGGATGGATGCCAACGAAGTATATCCCGACCGTACCTCGTGATCCACTATTTAGTTCTACAACTGCTGAACTTCCGCACTCCTATCTCTATTGTAATTTCCCAATCAATCCCTCGAATCCGTCATTCAATCCTGATCTAAAGACATATGCGCTCATGGCCTCTCTTGAAAGTGGAGCAGGGAATATACAAGGTACGACGTGGGCAACGGATTCGAGATACATCAATACGGGATATAACTACGTCATATCAAACTTCACTCCACCGTAA
- the gyrA gene encoding DNA gyrase subunit A — MAKKKENIPESSAPKPEHVGVVASNISTEMRDSYLNYAMSVIVSRALPDIRDGLKPVHRRILFAMYGMGLFANARFKKSAAIVGDVLGKYHPHGDTAVYEAMVKTAQDFTFRYPFVIGQGNFGSIDGDSAAAMRYTEAKMSKLAGEMLRDLDKGTVDFRPNYDGSRKEPSVLPAAVPALLLNGTLGIAVGMATNIPPHNLGEVVDATIALIDNGELTLEDLLEYVKGPDFPVGGLAFNKQDIAHAYATGRGGVVCRGEAEIIETKAGQSEIVITSVPYRVNKADMIMKIAELVKDKKIEGIRDIRDESTRDIRVVIFIKAGVPPQSVLNQIYKHTDLETTFHYNMVALVNGQPQTLSLKGMLEEFIKHRKEVIRRRTEFDLAKAKDREHILLGLKKALDHIDEIIKTIKASKDTPTAHANLMKQFKFSERQATAILEMKLQKLAGLERKKIEDELKAVQTLIAELESILGSMKKMMKVIKDELLEIREKYGDARRTKIVKGGVKNISLEDMIPDNETIVVFSSGGYIKRTDPSEYRVQKRGGVGVVDLETKEEDFIKIFLSCTTHNDLLFFTNKGKVYQIKAYELPEGKRATRGKSIVNYLTISPDEKVTSILAMPREAKEIKGLSLFMVTKQGTVKKCAADAFSDVRRSGLIAITLHDGDELLACRFTEGKDDVSLVTAEGQSIRFSHDDVREMGRTAAGVKGMTIKKGDELVTADVVREVYGKKAYLLVISEHGYGKMTEIEEYKTQGRGGSGIKTANVTDKTGNIVMGIVVPDLEAELIAISRNAQVIRTPLADIPVLSRSTQGVRIMKLREGDSIASITVL; from the coding sequence ATGGCAAAAAAGAAAGAAAATATTCCTGAGTCGTCAGCTCCAAAGCCAGAACATGTTGGCGTGGTTGCTTCGAACATTTCGACAGAAATGCGTGACTCATATTTGAATTACGCAATGTCAGTCATTGTTTCTCGTGCACTTCCTGATATTCGTGATGGTCTCAAGCCAGTGCATCGTCGTATCCTCTTCGCCATGTATGGAATGGGCCTTTTTGCGAATGCGCGTTTCAAGAAGTCTGCAGCAATCGTCGGAGATGTACTCGGAAAGTACCATCCACACGGTGATACTGCGGTCTATGAAGCCATGGTAAAGACTGCGCAGGACTTCACTTTCCGTTATCCATTTGTGATCGGACAAGGTAACTTCGGTTCCATCGACGGCGACTCTGCTGCCGCAATGCGTTATACCGAGGCAAAGATGAGCAAGCTTGCGGGAGAGATGCTTCGTGATCTCGATAAGGGTACAGTAGATTTCCGTCCGAACTATGATGGTTCGCGCAAGGAGCCTTCTGTTTTGCCTGCTGCTGTTCCAGCACTCCTCCTCAACGGAACGCTTGGTATCGCGGTGGGTATGGCAACAAACATCCCTCCACACAATCTTGGAGAAGTTGTCGACGCAACAATTGCACTCATTGATAATGGTGAACTCACACTCGAGGACTTGCTTGAGTATGTGAAGGGTCCTGATTTCCCAGTAGGAGGACTTGCTTTCAATAAGCAAGATATTGCACATGCATATGCAACTGGTCGTGGTGGAGTTGTTTGTCGAGGCGAGGCTGAGATCATTGAGACGAAGGCGGGCCAGTCAGAGATCGTGATTACTTCAGTTCCATATCGCGTGAACAAGGCAGATATGATCATGAAGATTGCTGAACTTGTGAAGGATAAGAAGATTGAAGGTATCCGTGATATTCGCGACGAATCAACTCGTGATATCCGCGTGGTCATCTTCATTAAGGCAGGTGTTCCTCCGCAGAGTGTACTCAATCAGATCTATAAGCATACTGACCTCGAAACGACCTTCCATTACAACATGGTCGCGCTTGTAAACGGTCAGCCACAGACACTCTCACTCAAGGGAATGCTTGAGGAGTTCATTAAGCACCGTAAGGAGGTTATCCGTCGACGTACGGAGTTTGATCTTGCGAAGGCAAAGGATCGTGAGCATATTTTGCTCGGACTCAAGAAGGCACTTGATCATATTGATGAGATCATCAAGACAATCAAGGCGTCGAAGGATACACCGACCGCACATGCGAACTTGATGAAGCAATTTAAGTTCTCTGAGCGACAGGCTACTGCAATTCTTGAAATGAAGTTGCAGAAGCTCGCGGGTCTTGAGCGCAAGAAGATTGAAGATGAGCTCAAGGCGGTACAGACACTCATTGCAGAGCTCGAGTCTATCCTTGGTTCAATGAAGAAGATGATGAAGGTTATCAAGGACGAACTCCTTGAGATCCGAGAGAAATACGGAGATGCTCGTCGCACGAAGATTGTGAAGGGTGGCGTCAAGAATATTTCGCTTGAGGATATGATCCCAGATAATGAGACCATTGTGGTCTTCAGTAGTGGTGGCTATATCAAGCGTACGGATCCCTCAGAATACCGCGTACAGAAGCGTGGTGGCGTGGGGGTTGTCGATCTTGAGACTAAGGAAGAAGACTTCATTAAGATCTTCCTCTCCTGTACAACGCACAATGATCTCTTGTTCTTTACGAATAAGGGTAAGGTCTATCAGATCAAAGCGTACGAACTTCCAGAAGGCAAACGTGCAACGCGTGGTAAGTCTATCGTCAATTACCTCACAATCAGTCCGGATGAGAAGGTTACTTCAATCCTTGCAATGCCGCGTGAAGCGAAGGAGATCAAGGGTCTTTCACTCTTCATGGTTACCAAGCAAGGAACGGTGAAGAAGTGTGCAGCAGATGCATTCAGTGATGTACGCCGTAGTGGACTCATCGCGATTACGCTCCATGACGGCGATGAGCTTCTTGCTTGTCGTTTCACTGAGGGTAAGGATGACGTTTCCCTTGTTACTGCAGAAGGTCAGTCGATTCGCTTTAGCCATGATGATGTCCGAGAAATGGGACGCACGGCAGCGGGTGTGAAGGGTATGACCATCAAGAAGGGAGACGAACTCGTTACTGCAGATGTTGTGCGCGAAGTCTATGGCAAGAAGGCATACCTCCTCGTCATTAGTGAGCATGGATATGGAAAGATGACCGAAATTGAGGAGTATAAAACTCAGGGTCGTGGTGGAAGTGGAATCAAGACTGCAAATGTCACCGACAAGACGGGTAATATCGTCATGGGTATTGTGGTCCCTGATCTCGAGGCTGAGCTCATAGCAATTTCTCGCAATGCGCAGGTCATTCGTACTCCGCTTGCAGATATTCCTGTGCTGTCACGTAGTACGCAAGGCGTACGTATTATGAAACTCCGCGAAGGGGATTCGATTGCTTCGATAACTGTATTATAG
- a CDS encoding AAA family ATPase → MYSKFTIENYRSFQAMQVLKFAIPDGVHNGSGITYIVGENNSGKTTLIEGMKITEKMRISDFDKRKSGVPKFAWYDNGNEVDPVRTTTLISAHSSQLVTTPQSQAADKFDIIPSRRQWSEVAGHSNGLEPQFYYSQTRSSTTNIRQTSTDSNLASLLLKIERDTTQKKEFVLQLRRVVPNFTDYAVGYDTSDYIKYVTGDGTEHRINFTGDGMLSIMRIIAHCAISETGTVSLPLIIDEPELSLHPLAQKRLMKVLAEHSRNRQIIISTHSPYFISWGLVENGAVINKVVKEQDRESKIYTLKDYSHYSTLVSAANWQQPYLMDVVAKEIFFHDNFLFTEGQEDVGLLMSDGQLDESINLFGYGVRGKDMFKFALRLAKDLGIRKAAVVLDGGESEAKIKEELEREFVGYSVVQWNKEDIRDKAKISSSQKNGYFTIHGVKKNSEEIEDFDEKIGILNRYFRIDEDLAV, encoded by the coding sequence ATGTATTCAAAATTCACAATTGAAAATTATCGCTCGTTTCAGGCAATGCAGGTTCTCAAATTTGCCATCCCCGATGGAGTGCATAATGGTTCAGGAATAACCTATATTGTTGGTGAGAACAATTCTGGAAAGACAACATTAATTGAAGGTATGAAAATCACCGAAAAGATGCGAATTAGCGATTTTGATAAACGCAAATCAGGTGTTCCAAAATTCGCATGGTATGACAATGGTAATGAGGTAGACCCCGTAAGAACAACAACATTGATTAGCGCTCACTCAAGTCAGCTGGTTACAACTCCGCAATCACAGGCTGCAGATAAATTTGATATTATTCCATCCAGGCGCCAGTGGTCTGAGGTTGCGGGTCACTCAAATGGTTTAGAACCCCAGTTCTATTATAGTCAAACAAGGTCGTCCACGACCAATATTCGACAAACTTCCACTGACTCAAACCTGGCTAGTTTGCTCCTTAAGATAGAACGTGATACTACACAAAAGAAAGAATTTGTACTGCAGCTTAGGAGAGTTGTACCAAATTTTACTGATTATGCAGTTGGCTATGATACTTCTGACTATATTAAATACGTTACCGGAGATGGTACAGAACATCGCATAAATTTTACTGGAGACGGAATGCTCTCAATCATGCGGATAATTGCTCATTGTGCTATAAGCGAAACTGGCACAGTTTCTTTACCCTTAATTATTGATGAACCGGAACTTTCTCTTCACCCTCTCGCACAAAAACGGTTGATGAAAGTTCTTGCTGAGCATTCCAGGAATCGGCAGATAATAATTTCTACACATAGTCCATATTTTATTTCATGGGGATTGGTGGAGAACGGAGCCGTGATTAACAAGGTTGTAAAGGAGCAAGATAGGGAGTCCAAGATATATACTCTTAAAGATTACTCGCACTACTCTACTCTTGTTAGTGCAGCAAACTGGCAACAACCATACCTAATGGATGTAGTCGCTAAGGAAATATTTTTTCATGACAATTTTCTCTTTACTGAAGGTCAAGAAGATGTCGGCTTGTTGATGTCAGATGGACAGCTTGATGAGTCTATAAATTTATTTGGTTATGGAGTAAGAGGAAAAGATATGTTTAAATTTGCTCTTCGCCTGGCTAAAGATTTAGGGATAAGAAAAGCCGCAGTTGTTCTAGATGGTGGTGAAAGTGAGGCAAAAATAAAGGAAGAACTAGAGAGGGAATTTGTAGGTTATTCTGTAGTCCAATGGAATAAGGAAGATATACGAGACAAAGCCAAGATTTCATCATCTCAAAAGAATGGATATTTTACGATACATGGGGTCAAGAAAAATTCTGAAGAGATTGAAGATTTTGATGAGAAAATTGGAATTTTGAATAGATATTTTAGGATAGATGAGGATTTGGCTGTGTAA